CCGAAATGGCCAAGTCGGCCATCGGTTTCGGTTCTTCACGCCGCACCGGTGAGGATGAAGAGGCGATCAACCGCCTGTTCACGCCGGAATTCCGCAACCGTCTGGATGCGATCATTCCGTTCTCGCCGCTGCCGACTGCCGTCATCCACAAGGTCGTGCAGAAGTTCGTCATGCAGCTCGAAACCCAGCTGTCCGAACGCAATGTCACCTTCGATCTGCATGAGGATGCGATCTCCTGGCTGGCGGACAAGGGTTACGACGAAAAGATGGGTGCTCGCCCGCTGTCGCGCGTGATCCAGGAACATATCAAGAAGCCGCTCGCCAACGAGATCCTCTTCGGCAAGCTCAAGAAGGGTGGCGTCGTCAGCGTCACCGTCGGCAAGAAGGACGACGGTTCCGATGGCCTCATGCTCGAGGTTCTGCCGGAAACTGCGCCCGTAAAGCCGAAGCCGGAAGCGGAACTGAAGGCTGCAAAGTCGCCAGGCAAGGCGTCGAAGGCCAAGGCGAAACCCGCCTCGAAGGCGGTGACAGTCAATGAGGAGGCGGATGTTCTGGTCGCCGAGGCGGACAAGCCCGACGAAGAGAACAAACCGCGCCGCAAGGCCAATACGGTGCCAAAGGTGCCGAAGAAGAAATGATGCGGTGACGCGACCGATAAACCGATGCCGGGCGAAAGCCCGGCATTTTCATGTGTAGCGGATAATGAATGCAAACGGCCGATAGCAATACCATCCCCCTGCGTGGCTGGTTCTTCAGGGGAATGCGGGGCATATTCTCGCTGCCCTCGCTCATTCTCATGACATCCTTTGTCGGTTTCAGCGCCTTTGCGCTGGAATCCGGCGTACCGCGCGGCGAAGCGGTGTTCATGACGCTGGTGATCTGGGCTCTGCCGGCCAAGATGATCCTGATCGGCTCCATGGTTGGCGGCGCCAATCTCGCCGCCTGTTTTCTGGCGGTCACGTTATCGTCGGTCCGGATGATGCCGATGGTCGCCTCCATCGTCCCGGAGATGCGAGGTGCGAAGACGCCGACATGGATATTGCTGTTTCTCTCGCATTTCGTCGCCATCACGGCCTGGGTTTTCGCCACGCAGAACCTCTCGAAAGTGCCGCGTGAGGCACGCGCCGCCTGGTTCGCTGGTTTCGGCATCACGCTTACCGTCATCAATGCCATCATTGTCGGCCTGTGTTATGGCGTCGTCGCCGCCTTTCCGCCGCTGGTCGCCGGCGTGCTGTTTTTCCTGACGCCGGTCTATTTCGTGGCATCGATCTGGGCGTCAGCCCGCCATTCCGTCGTCAAGGTCGCTTTTGTCATCGGTGTGATCGCCGGGCCGGCCTTTGCGGTTATCGCCCCCGAATTCGATATTCTCTATGCCGGCATCGGCGGAGGCACGCTTGCCTACATGATCGACCGCTTCGTCTTTCGTCGAAAGATCAAACCTGTGTCGCCGGAGAGTGAGTCATGATGACCGAAAACTGGTGGGCGCCCTATCTGTTCATCGCCATCGCCGGCTGGCTGGCGACCGATCTGTGGCGCTGGCTCGGCGTTCTCGCCGGCAACCGCCTGAAGGAAGATTCCGAGGCGCTTTATTGGGTGAGGGCGGTCGCTACCTCGCTGGTCATGGCCGTTACCGCCAAATTGATCGTCTTTCCAACCGGAACGCTGGAAGCCACACCCATGTGGCTACGCATCGGTGCGGCGGCCCTCGGTTTCATCGCATTCCTGCTTGCCGGCCAGCGTGTCATCGTCGGCGTGGCTGTCCCGATCGTGCTTCTGGCCGGCGGGCTGTTTGTACTCGATTTTTAATACAGGCCTTATCCGAATATTAAGCCCATTGCCCTACTTTGCCGCTGACTGGAACCGGGGCGGCAATTCCATGCGACTATTTGCGGCAGAGCGTTTTGTACTTGGCGTTATAGCCATATTATTCGTCATCGATGCGACATTGATCGCCGTCAAAGGCGTCAGCGTCGACTATGCCGGATATTTTTTGTGTGCGCTGGCGGGATCGGGCGTTTTCGTCCTGGGTCAGTTCTATCGCAAAAGCGGGCGTGATCTTCGCATCGCCACTGCCCTGATTTCGAGCGGGTTATTCATCCTGTTTTCGCTCGTCGCCTCGGTTTTCAACTACATGTTTCTGCCGGTTGCCTTTCCGGTCATCGATCAGGCGCTTTTCCGCGTGGATGCGGCTTTTGGTTATAGCTGGCCGGATATCGTTATTTGGGCAGCCACATATCCCTGGATCGGCAAAACGCTGTTCATGGTTTACGCCACCTCCTTACCACAACTCCTGCTGATCATCATCACGCTGGGTTTCACCGGTAAGGACAGGATGCTGCACCATTTTCTCGTCACAGGGGTGATTGGCGCGATGGCCAGCATCACCTTCTGGATATTTTTCCCGACCTATGGCGCCAAAGCCTATCATGAGTTGCCGCAGTGGGTGGCCCAGACAATTCCATTGGCTGTCGACCCTGCCTACGGGCGTGAGTTGATGCGACTGGGTCAGGAAGGCGTAAGCTACCTCACACCCAGAAATGTGCTGGGGCTGATCGGCTTTCCGTCATTCCACATCTTCATGGCGGCTATGTCCGTCTGGTTCGTGCCGCGTCACTGGCTGGTGATGGCGGTGATCCTGCCATTGAATTTCGTGATGCTACTGGCCGTTCTCGTTCAGGGCGGACACCATCTTGCCGATGTTTTCGGCGGTCTCATCGCTTTTGTCATCGTCTGCGCCGCCTCGGCCCGTCTGCTCAACTGGATGTCGGCAAGGGAGCAGACCCGTGAGACGATAACCGCTCCGGCTCAACTAGCCGCGGCAGAATAATTGCCGCGGGTTTCGCTCTCGTGGGCTTCCGTGAGAAGCCAGTCGGATAGCAGCCGAGCCGATCCGCTCATCTCTTCGGCTTCTATCAGCCAATAGTATTTTTCCGTATCGGCCGCTCCGTCGAAAAGCACTGTCAATTGCCCCTCGGTGATCTCGTCGCGCAGAAGTGCAGTCGGGCACAGACCGATGCCCTGACCAGCCTTCAGCGCGGTTACCAGCAGGTTGAAATCCGCAAAGATCGGCCCGGCGCTCTGGGGCAGGGGCAGGTGAGCCGTTGCCAGCCAGTCCCGCCATGCCGTCTCGCCGTCGTCATGGAGTAACTCCGCCTGACATAGGCTCGATGCGTCATCAAAGGGACCGGATTTCGCAATGTAAGCCGGCGCGCATGTCGGGCGCGTCTCGGCGCTGAAGAGCGCCACGGCTTTCTGTGCAGGGGCCGCGCCATGTATGATGCTGAGATCGGCCTCCACGGTGTGATCCCCTCCAGCATAGCTGATTGACACCTGTATGTCCGGATGCAAGGCCCGGAAGCGCGGCAGGCGGGGCGTCAGAAAATGCGCCACCACCGAGGGCAGGCTGGCAAGGCGCACAGTCATGCGATCGCGACCCCGGCGGATACGTTCCGCACCGGAGGCGATCTGCCGCAGACCGCCTGAAACCGTGATGCCGAATTCCCGGCCCGCCGGGGTAAGCCTCACGCCTCTTGCATGCCGGTCGAACAGAGCCACGCCAAGCCAGGCTTCCAGATTGCGCACATGCTGACTGACGGCGGTCGCCGTCATTCCAAGTTCCTGCGCGGCCAGAGAAAAGCTCTGTTTTCTGGCGGCGGATTCGAAAGCGCGGAGAGTGGCAGGCGGCGGCAGTTTCATGATTGATGAGGGTAAGTTACGCTTTGGCTGAGCGCAAGAAAAACCTGCCTTGTCAGCCGGGCGTTCATGCCGCAATTTCACGTCGACATTTCATCGCTTCGAGGATTTCATGACCCCTGTGCCTGCCGCCGAACCCGTCGATGCCGCCGCGCGCCGCGCTATCCGTCCCGTCGTCGTTTATCCGAATGGTACGCTTGAGACGCCGGACCTTTCGCGTCTGGAAAAGGCAAAAGAGGGCATGGAGAAGATCGACGAAGTGATCGTGCCGCCGCGCGACGGTCGTACTTTCAATGTGCCGAAGGGGCATTTTTTCCGCATCGTCAGCATCGAAGGTCCGCAGGTTGGGGATTTGAATCTGTGGAACGCCCATGATCTGAATGAGCGTTTTTTCAGCGGCAAGACCCGTGCCCTGCATGCCACCCATGTTTCCGTCGGCAACCGGCTGTGGAGCAACCTGCCGTCTCTTCGGCCCATGGCGACCATCACCCACGACACGCTGTCATGGTACGGCTGGGATGAGGATGGCGGCGGTGTGCATGACGTGATCGGCACCCGCTGCGATCCCTATACCCACAAGCTGCTGAGCGGCGGTGACTACCATCATTGCTGCCATTCGAACCTGACAAACGCACTTGCTTCGGCGAGCGGCCTGTCATTCCGGGAGGCGGAACCGCATGTGCATGATGTACTGAACGTCTTCATGTGCACGGGCTTTACCCGCGACACACACCAATATTTCATGAAGGCGAGCCCCGTGCGACCGGGCGACTTTCTGGAACTCTTTGCGGAAATCGATCTCATCGGCGCGCTCTCCGCCTGCCCGGGTGGCGATTGCGGCTCGGCCCATTCCAGCGACGCGGCTGCCTGTTACCCGCTGAAGGTGGAGATATTCCGGCCGGATATGGCTGTGCTTGAGGGCTGGCCGTGGCCGGAAAGGAATGCCTATCGCCCCGTGGAATGATGGTAAACATCACTGCCGTCATGCCGGACCAGATCCGGCATCCAGCCACGGCGCGTCTGCGCCGTGAAAGAACTCTTACGCGATCAAGGACTTGATCGCACTGGACCCCGGATCAAGTCCGGCGTGACGGGATGCGGATGCCGAGGTACTGCCTAACGCCTGGGCGTCTTGGCACGCCTCAAGAAGCCAACGCCGCCTTTATCTTCTCCGCATGGGCCTTCAGCACCTCGCCATCGGCCATGGTGCCGGAATGCGGCTTCAGCGGTTCACCTTCCTTGCGCGGAATGACGTGAAAATGCAGGTGGAACACGGTCTGGCCAGCCGCCGGCTCGTTGAACTGGGCGATGAAGACGCCATCGGCATCGAAGGCTTCCTTGGCCGCCACGGCTAGTTTCTGCACCACGGGAATGGTTTTCGCCAGCACTTCAGGGTCGGCATCGAGCAGGTTGCGCGAACCTGTTTTCGGAACGACCAGCAGATGGCCCGGGGCCTGCGGCATCACATCCATGAAGGCCAGCGTATGCTCGTCCTCGTAAAGCTTGTGGCTCGGAATTTCGCCACGCAGGATTTTTGCGAAGATATTGTTGTCGTCATAGGTGCTGGCCGTCATCGTGATCTCTCCTCATGGCGGACTAAACGTCCGGTTCCTGTCTCTCGCCCTTGCGGAAGGGCGTGTGTTCATCAAGATAGTCGCCGATATGCTCGACCTCTTCGCGCTCGCGCTGAAGATAGTCGGCGATGGCGCGGCGCAAGCCCGGATGGACGATGAAATGTGCCGAATGGGTGGTGACCGGCACATAACCGCGCGCCAGCTTGTGTTCGCCCTGGGCACCGGCTTCCACCCGTTTCAATCCCTTCGCCAGCGCGAAATCGATTGCCTGATGATAACAGACCTCGAAATGCAGAAAGGGATGGTCCTCGATGCAACCCCAATGGCGGCCATAAAGCGCATCCGAGCCGATGAAGTTGATCGCACCGGCAATGTAACGCCCATCGCGCTTCGCCATCACCAGCAGCACATCGTCGGCCATGCGCTCGCCGATCAGCGAATAAAACTCCCGGGTCAGATAGGGCCGGCCCCATTTGCGCCCGCCGGTATCGAGGTAGAAGGCGAAGAACTGGTCCCAGATATCCTCGGTCAGATCGCTTCCGGTCAGCCAGTCGATTTCGATGCCGTTTTCCAGCGCTGCACGGCGTTCCTTTTTCAGCCCCTTGCGCTTGCGCGAAGAAAGGGCGTCGAGAAAATCATCATGGTCGCGATAGCCGTTATTGATGAAATGGAATTGCTGGTCTGTCCTGTGCAGGAAATCACGGGGCAAAAGGGCTGACAGGTCGTCTTCGGGTAGAAACGTCACGTGTGCGGACGAAACGCCGATCTTTTCCGTCACCTGGGCGAGGCCGGAGGCCAGAAGCGGCTTGAAGCGCGTTTCGTCCACTGTTTCGGAAGTGAGCAGCCTCGGCCCGGTTGCG
The Agrobacterium cucumeris DNA segment above includes these coding regions:
- a CDS encoding AzlC family ABC transporter permease, with the translated sequence MQTADSNTIPLRGWFFRGMRGIFSLPSLILMTSFVGFSAFALESGVPRGEAVFMTLVIWALPAKMILIGSMVGGANLAACFLAVTLSSVRMMPMVASIVPEMRGAKTPTWILLFLSHFVAITAWVFATQNLSKVPREARAAWFAGFGITLTVINAIIVGLCYGVVAAFPPLVAGVLFFLTPVYFVASIWASARHSVVKVAFVIGVIAGPAFAVIAPEFDILYAGIGGGTLAYMIDRFVFRRKIKPVSPESES
- a CDS encoding AzlD domain-containing protein, with the translated sequence MMTENWWAPYLFIAIAGWLATDLWRWLGVLAGNRLKEDSEALYWVRAVATSLVMAVTAKLIVFPTGTLEATPMWLRIGAAALGFIAFLLAGQRVIVGVAVPIVLLAGGLFVLDF
- a CDS encoding phosphatase PAP2 family protein, with product MRLFAAERFVLGVIAILFVIDATLIAVKGVSVDYAGYFLCALAGSGVFVLGQFYRKSGRDLRIATALISSGLFILFSLVASVFNYMFLPVAFPVIDQALFRVDAAFGYSWPDIVIWAATYPWIGKTLFMVYATSLPQLLLIIITLGFTGKDRMLHHFLVTGVIGAMASITFWIFFPTYGAKAYHELPQWVAQTIPLAVDPAYGRELMRLGQEGVSYLTPRNVLGLIGFPSFHIFMAAMSVWFVPRHWLVMAVILPLNFVMLLAVLVQGGHHLADVFGGLIAFVIVCAASARLLNWMSAREQTRETITAPAQLAAAE
- a CDS encoding LysR family transcriptional regulator; translation: MKLPPPATLRAFESAARKQSFSLAAQELGMTATAVSQHVRNLEAWLGVALFDRHARGVRLTPAGREFGITVSGGLRQIASGAERIRRGRDRMTVRLASLPSVVAHFLTPRLPRFRALHPDIQVSISYAGGDHTVEADLSIIHGAAPAQKAVALFSAETRPTCAPAYIAKSGPFDDASSLCQAELLHDDGETAWRDWLATAHLPLPQSAGPIFADFNLLVTALKAGQGIGLCPTALLRDEITEGQLTVLFDGAADTEKYYWLIEAEEMSGSARLLSDWLLTEAHESETRGNYSAAAS
- a CDS encoding urea carboxylase-associated family protein, encoding MTPVPAAEPVDAAARRAIRPVVVYPNGTLETPDLSRLEKAKEGMEKIDEVIVPPRDGRTFNVPKGHFFRIVSIEGPQVGDLNLWNAHDLNERFFSGKTRALHATHVSVGNRLWSNLPSLRPMATITHDTLSWYGWDEDGGGVHDVIGTRCDPYTHKLLSGGDYHHCCHSNLTNALASASGLSFREAEPHVHDVLNVFMCTGFTRDTHQYFMKASPVRPGDFLELFAEIDLIGALSACPGGDCGSAHSSDAAACYPLKVEIFRPDMAVLEGWPWPERNAYRPVE
- a CDS encoding HIT family protein, whose protein sequence is MTASTYDDNNIFAKILRGEIPSHKLYEDEHTLAFMDVMPQAPGHLLVVPKTGSRNLLDADPEVLAKTIPVVQKLAVAAKEAFDADGVFIAQFNEPAAGQTVFHLHFHVIPRKEGEPLKPHSGTMADGEVLKAHAEKIKAALAS
- a CDS encoding GNAT family N-acetyltransferase → MTEDYSIRVAQSLGDIDPESWKRLSGTSRNTAGKPYNPFISHAFLSSMEASGSATAKTGWLGNHLLLENASGDLVGAIPAYLKNHSKGEYVFDHGWADAFERAGGHYYPKLQCSVPFTPATGPRLLTSETVDETRFKPLLASGLAQVTEKIGVSSAHVTFLPEDDLSALLPRDFLHRTDQQFHFINNGYRDHDDFLDALSSRKRKGLKKERRAALENGIEIDWLTGSDLTEDIWDQFFAFYLDTGGRKWGRPYLTREFYSLIGERMADDVLLVMAKRDGRYIAGAINFIGSDALYGRHWGCIEDHPFLHFEVCYHQAIDFALAKGLKRVEAGAQGEHKLARGYVPVTTHSAHFIVHPGLRRAIADYLQREREEVEHIGDYLDEHTPFRKGERQEPDV